CGCGGCTCTTTTGATTTCGCGCGGGCGCGGCGCTCTTGCTTCTTGGCGCGCTCGCGGGCCTGCTGCAGCGCCAGTTCCATGACGGTGGGGATGGCTTCCTCTTCCTCTTCAGGCTCGGCGACCCCTTCGGCGGGCTCAGGCTCTTTCTCTATCAGCGCCTTCATGCTGAGGGAAATCTTGTCGCCTTCCACCTTGAGGATCTTGACCTGAACCTCGTCGCCTACGGACACCACATCTGCCGGATTGCGGACGAACTCATCGGACATCTCGGACACGTGGACGAGGCCATCGTTGCGCGCGCCGATGTTCACGAACGCGCCGAACTTGGTGATGCGCACCACCTTGCCCGTTACCACCATGCCGGGCTTCAGGTCCGACAATCGGTACTTCAGGGGCTCTTTCAGCGTGGCGCGGAAACTTTTCAGGTCAGGAGCCACCGCCTTGACCCAGACGGTGATCGGATCGCCGACGTGAAACTCAATCCCCTTGTTCTTGC
This DNA window, taken from Chloroflexota bacterium, encodes the following:
- a CDS encoding S1 RNA-binding domain-containing protein is translated as MENHPQELAQAPSSEAPAVLSVKDLKKNMKVRGTVKRVSEVGVFIDAGLDGEGFLHASEYRPLGKNKGIEFHVGDPITVWVKAVAPDLKSFRATLKEPLKYRLSDLKPGMVVTGKVVRITKFGAFVNIGARNDGLVHVSEMSDEFVRNPADVVSVGDEVQVKILKVEGDKISLSMKALIEKEPEPAEGVAEPEEEEEAIPTVMELALQQARERAKKQERRARAKSKEPRSPSPVDDIIARTLQYHREQSKK